The sequence AACCTAGTCGCGGTGGAGCGCCTTGAGTTTCGCGGCGACCTCCTTCCGCGTTTCGCCATAGATGACCTTGCGCATGCGCTTACCGTTGATAAAGCCAAGGTCAACAGAGGCGCACCACTTGCCGTCGCTCTCTCGCTGATAGATCGCCCCTTCCCCATTCCCTCTGCGTTTGCCGCTCATAGCAATCTCCTCCAGCGTGATTTCACCTGTTAAAGTGTAGTACAAGTGTGCGTATAATCAAGCGTGCATCCAGAAACCGCAGCGCCTAGCTTGTGCAGCACATCAAAGGTCGATTTTGGTCTGCCGCTCGACCCACGCGCGCAGCGCGGCGACCGGAATGCGCCGGGCGGCGCCGCGCCGGACCGACGGCAGTTCGCCGGAGTCAAGCATCTCGTAGATCGTCGAACGGCTCAGGCTCAGGATGCGGGCGGCTTCTTCGACCCGCACCAGCAGCGGCTCGATGGGCGGTTGCTCCTGCAGTTTCTCGGCGGTCATACCGGCTCCTTTCTCGAAAGGTCTCAACACTCAACGGGTCCTCAGCAAGGTCTCAACGCCGTTCATGGCGTTCTCAAGCGATAGCTGGATTGTGTTGAGACCTTTGACCTCGATCCTGGTAGGACTCACGCGCGCGCACGCGCGCACGCGCGCATGAGTCGCAGGCCATCCGAAGGTCTCAGCGCTCAACGCACGGTCTCTGCGGCGTCGGGACGCGCCACGCGCCGTTGAGACCCGGTTGAGACCCCGCTGAGACCCTAGCGAAGGTCTCAACATTCCTCGTCCTCCTCCGCTCCAGCCAAGACTGAACGCGCGATGCAGATGGCAGCA is a genomic window of Chloroflexaceae bacterium containing:
- a CDS encoding helix-turn-helix domain-containing protein; its protein translation is MTAEKLQEQPPIEPLLVRVEEAARILSLSRSTIYEMLDSGELPSVRRGAARRIPVAALRAWVERQTKIDL